CATTGAACCCCCTGTAAACATTGGCCCTGGTACCCGGCACGGACTGTGCAACCCCCCCTGTACATTCACCCTTGCCCCCGGAGCCTTGCCCATGACCGAACACCACGTCATCAACCCGCTGTCCATCGGCGTCGACTACCCCACGCTGGCCGCGCGTTTCCGGCCGATCTTCCAGCGCATCGCCGACGGCGCGGTGCAGCGCGAACTCAGCCGCACCCTGCCCCATGAGCCGATCCAATGGCTCAAGCAAGCCGGTTTCGGCGCGGTGCGCGTGCCGGTGGAATACGGCGGCGGCGGCGCGTCCCTGCCGCAACTGTTCCAGTTGCTGATCGAACTGGCCGAGGCCGACTCCAACGTGCCCCAGGCCCTGCGCGGGCATTTTGCTTTTGCCGAGGACCGCCTGAATGCACCGCCGAGCGCCGGGCGTGACCTGTGGTTCAAGCGCTTTGTCGAGGGCGACATCGTCGGCTGCGCCTGGACCGAAATCGGCAACGTGGCCATCGGCGACGTGGTGACTCAGGTCAGCCCCGACGGCGATCAGTGGAAGCTCAACGGTGAAAAGTTCTACAGCACCGGCAGCATTTTCGCCGATTGGATCGACGTGTACGCCCAACGCAGCGACACCGGCGCCGACGTGATTGCCGCCACCCGCGCGCGTCAGCCTGGGGTGGTACACAGCGACGACTGGGACGGGTTTGGCCAGCGCACCACCGGCAGCGGCACGTCGCGCTTTACCGATGCGGTGGTAGAGGCGGATAACGTGATCGATTTTGCCACCCGCTTCAAATACCAGACCGCGTTTTACCAGTTGGTGCTGCTGGCCAGCCTGGCCGGCATCGGCCGCGCGGCGTTGCGCGATGTGGCCCATCAAGTGCGCAGCCGCAAGCGCATCTACAGCCACGGCAATGCGCCGCATGTAAGCCAGGATGCACAGGTGCAACAGGTGGTGGGCGAAGTGGCGGCGCTGGTGTACGCCGCCGAGGCCAGTGCGTTGCGGGCGACGCTACCGGCCCAACAGGCCTACGTGGCGCGGTTTGGCGGCGACGATGCCGCAGAGCGCGAAGCCAATGTGGCGGCCGAGATTGAATCGGCGACGGCGCAGGGGGTGGTGTCGGACTTGATCCAGCGCGCCACCAGCCAGTTGTTCAATGCGCTGGGGGCGTCGGATGTCCGCCAGGGCAAGGCGCTCGACCGGCATTGGCGCAACGCGCGTACCGTGTCGTCGCACAACCCGGTGATCTACAAGGCGCGCATTGTCGGCGATTGGGTGATCAATGGGACCGAGCCGCCGTTTGTATGGCAGATCGGCAATGGCCCGGGCAAAGACTGAACAGGTGGGGCTTGCTCCCTCCCACATTGGCGGTATTTCAAGGCTGGGATTTCAGGTTTGGACCGCGAACGGCTCAAAACGCGAGTTTGTACCCGACCGCCATCAACATGACCGCCAGGCACGGGC
This region of Pseudomonas asgharzadehiana genomic DNA includes:
- a CDS encoding acyl-CoA dehydrogenase family protein; translated protein: MTEHHVINPLSIGVDYPTLAARFRPIFQRIADGAVQRELSRTLPHEPIQWLKQAGFGAVRVPVEYGGGGASLPQLFQLLIELAEADSNVPQALRGHFAFAEDRLNAPPSAGRDLWFKRFVEGDIVGCAWTEIGNVAIGDVVTQVSPDGDQWKLNGEKFYSTGSIFADWIDVYAQRSDTGADVIAATRARQPGVVHSDDWDGFGQRTTGSGTSRFTDAVVEADNVIDFATRFKYQTAFYQLVLLASLAGIGRAALRDVAHQVRSRKRIYSHGNAPHVSQDAQVQQVVGEVAALVYAAEASALRATLPAQQAYVARFGGDDAAEREANVAAEIESATAQGVVSDLIQRATSQLFNALGASDVRQGKALDRHWRNARTVSSHNPVIYKARIVGDWVINGTEPPFVWQIGNGPGKD